Genomic segment of Drosophila simulans strain w501 chromosome 2R, Prin_Dsim_3.1, whole genome shotgun sequence:
TCCTTGGAGGGACTGGAGGACTTCTCGCATCTGTGGCTCATCTACCATTTCCACCGCAACAATGCCCACCCCAAGGCTAAGGTGGCGCCTCCCCGCCTCGGCGGCGAGCGGGTGGGTGTGTTTTCCACACGATCTCCACACCGCCCGTGTCCCATTGGTCTCTCGTTGGTGGAGATTGAGAAGATCGAGAACGCCACTATTAGTTTCTTTGGTACGGACATGGTAGACGGCACACCCGTGTTGGACATTAAGCCCTACATTCCACACTACGATGCACCATCCTTGAGCGTTGACTCAGGTACGTTGGACGAGCATCAAGCAGAAATGCAACTAAAGTTCTTGTCCCGGATAGGAAGAACGTCTGTTGGACCGCATGAGAGCAGCCTGGACTTCTACGACTCTAGACAGGAGCCTGACGGAGAGGAATCGGACTTGGAGCTGTATGGAGCAGCTGGCTACAGCGGAACCGCGGGCATTGGAGCTGATGCTATTCTGCCGCCACCCAGCGCCGTGCGAGTGCCCAACTGGGTGGTGGCCAGCAATAGACTCAGCGTGACCTTTAACGAGCATGCCGAGGCGCAGTTGAAGGAGCTGCAGGTGGAGAAGCAGTGCATCGTGGACATTCTGGAGGCGGATCCGCGCTCCGTTTACTTGCGCACAAAATACGGCTCGCAAATATTTACCTTCCAGCTGCGGGAGGTCACGGTGACGTGCAAATTCGATGACAAGGCCGGCACGGTGACTGTGGTTCAGGTCCGGCGCAACGAGAATGTCCAGGTTACCGCCCTGGACGGCGACCTGCGCAGCGCCTAACTTATGGATTATTGCAATTGATATTCGTTAATTGACGATTTGTGTTAAGCTTAAGTGTATTGTGTTGAGGAGCTTTTACCTTTGGCGTTTCAATTTTGCTCTAGAATACAGGACattcttaaatatatgtatgagGCTTGTTTCCCacgcaaataaattgttttctttcaAGTATCTTAACGCGTGGGTATTTAAAGTGTTTAAAGATTTTAACAGgcatatttttttactttattttcagCATTATGGGCGACTTGAGCTGGAAAGATTTCTTAGGCCAGGCCAAGCAGTTCCTTGAAATGTCCCAGAAGTTGGGTGATAATTGGATGTTGGAGCAAAAGGTATCACCAAGTGCGGATTTTATAATTCGGCATAATTgatttatacattttccatCCCAATTTAGGACTCGAATGAACCGAATACCTACCTCAAATATAGTCAAAAGATTAAATGCCAAGGTGGCAAGGACAACTCGGCTGAGTTGGTTAGTGTGGAGTATCATGTGGTCTTTAGTGTTTCCTATCAAGTACCAATGTTGTTCTTCCAGGCACACAGATCaggtatttatttatgtcaCAAAATCTCACTAGATGTGCAAATAATCCCTCTTCTCATAGATGGAAGCCTTCTGGATCTGGAGGCCATCTGGCGACTGTTCATGCCCGAATCGAAGGCCAGCGATCTCCACCAGATACTCACCCAGATGGATCACCCGGTGCTGTTCAGACCCTTCATGGCACTGCATCCATGCCGCACCGCCGAAGTGCTAAAGCAGTTCGGAAAGCCCAGCTCCAACCAGGTGCTTACCTTCATCAGTCTGTACGGACCACATGTGCAGTTGCACCTGCAAAATGCGTACGGCTTAAGCCAAGATTTTAcgtaatttgaatttattggtGGTTGTTTTAAACACTGGTTATAGGAGTATACATGTATGGATAATATGGCTTATGCACTTTACAGTTTTACATTTCGTTCCCTATTTTAGAGTGGTTACACCTTAACTTGGGACCCCATCGCCACCAGTTCTCGGCACGAGTGAAGATCCATGGGGCGTAGGGTCGTAGCATGACATGACACCTGAAGCAGCACATCAGTGAATAATTTAAGTTGAAAACGAAAATCTAATGGAGCTACGAAAGGAACCCAGCTTTGTACACAGATTATAACTTCGCTTAGGCGATACATTCAACTACTTAGGCATTAATATATCATCGCTTAACGTAGTGTATAGTTTTCAAGTTCCACTTGCTATTTTCGTTCATTTCTTGGTAATTTCTTGGTAATATCAACTAGTAGCTACTTTTCGATTACTTCGATTTAACATTAGACAGGTATACGCTTACATCTAGTTGTACTGTACACAAGCGTGGCCTTGCTGAGCCgctttgctttgcattttacTAATATTAAGTGgttcatttataattaatgttAACTGGCTACTGTGTGGCATTAGCGGCGTCCCGGCGCTGGCACCAAATCCCCGTCTTCCTGGCGGAGCCGAGGACTCGTGGGCGCGGGGAATCgcattgaaaatgtttatttgcaaaattaaatCGACTTTTATGTATATTACGTTGGTTTGCAATAGTAGTTCGACAGTATACACGTCCGTACATTAAGAATTAATCGTGTGCAGTGCGGATATCCTGCTGA
This window contains:
- the LOC6733439 gene encoding tRNA (adenine(37)-N6)-methyltransferase isoform X1, whose amino-acid sequence is MHEDDLKSQLTIARNEINNLRQQVRNLQHVQRKDIETITRLLQDFRCEGCANNNKSAKDKVAGEKQEHQQQTQDQQTSQGQSNHTNGGNCLGEDYAHFRPIGVIRTAFPEKRAVPRQSIVGSRLRGIIQLNDGVFTNPEHSLEGLEDFSHLWLIYHFHRNNAHPKAKVAPPRLGGERVGVFSTRSPHRPCPIGLSLVEIEKIENATISFFGTDMVDGTPVLDIKPYIPHYDAPSLSVDSGTLDEHQAEMQLKFLSRIGRTSVGPHESSLDFYDSRQEPDGEESDLELYGAAGYSGTAGIGADAILPPPSAVRVPNWVVASNRLSVTFNEHAEAQLKELQVEKQCIVDILEADPRSVYLRTKYGSQIFTFQLREVTVTCKFDDKAGTVTVVQVRRNENVQVTALDGDLRSA
- the LOC6733440 gene encoding ubiquitin-like-conjugating enzyme ATG10, yielding MGDLSWKDFLGQAKQFLEMSQKLGDNWMLEQKDSNEPNTYLKYSQKIKCQGGKDNSAELVSVEYHVVFSVSYQVPMLFFQAHRSDGSLLDLEAIWRLFMPESKASDLHQILTQMDHPVLFRPFMALHPCRTAEVLKQFGKPSSNQVLTFISLYGPHVQLHLQNAYGLSQDFT
- the LOC6733439 gene encoding tRNA (adenine(37)-N6)-methyltransferase isoform X2 → MHEDDLKSQLTIARNEINNLRQQVRNLQHVQRKDIETITRLLQDFRCEGCANNNKSAKDKVAGEKQEHQQQTQDQQTSQGQSNHTNGGNCLGEDYAHFRPIGVIRTAFPEKRAVPRQSIVGSRLRGIIQLNDGVFTNPEHSLEGLEDFSHLWLIYHFHRNNAHPKAKVAPPRLGGERVGVFSTRSPHRPCPIGLSLVEIEKIENATISFFGTDMVDGTPVLDIKPYIPHYDAPSLSVDSGRTSVGPHESSLDFYDSRQEPDGEESDLELYGAAGYSGTAGIGADAILPPPSAVRVPNWVVASNRLSVTFNEHAEAQLKELQVEKQCIVDILEADPRSVYLRTKYGSQIFTFQLREVTVTCKFDDKAGTVTVVQVRRNENVQVTALDGDLRSA